Within the Heterodontus francisci isolate sHetFra1 chromosome 28, sHetFra1.hap1, whole genome shotgun sequence genome, the region gggggattcagactggactctctcacacccacacacacacactgtaatcagcttacaattcacctggacacagagactgagacacagaaactcaccttcacaaaccagccgcatggaaagaaagaatggaggctgatgttgtcctaatatatcccggaacctgtcactcaaaacaggcagtccacccaaaatacaaccTTATAAACGTGGCCATCTCGTAACTGGATGTAATAAAATGTCTTTCACACGACAGATTTAGGCAATTTCTCCCCAGTGTAAACATCTTGGCAAATCACTGGTTGGGTACTGGTTGCTGGCCTAGATCCTGATATCTGAAAGCCTACCCAATGTATACAAGCCTCAGGTCTGCAGTGTGATGAAGAACACATCACTCGGAAAGGTGAATACAATTCAGGAAAGACCAAGTATATAATTAAAAAGAAGAATACAGCAACGGTTGCTGCTTTAATGCTGGGGGGAAAAACTATGACATTGCATAGAGGCAAAATCCAACTAGAATGATTGCCAAGCTTAAGCATGAGGTACTAGCAGGGTTGAAAAAAGCAGGGTTAAAAGTGGCTGCTAAGGAAGCTCttaaagaatgagagagagagagctggagaagcaAAGGTGTTAGGGGTGGGATTCAAGATTCTTGGCCCACATCTTTGAAGACATGTCTGCCAATCGTAGATCAAAGTTGTTAGTGTGTGTACTGTGACATTTGGAATGCAATCTGAAATGGGTCTGAGTTGTAGCACTAGAAATGCAGCACCTGCTGCAAGTTGCTTTGATATTGTTACTtaaataatttaacaatgagaacaaacggatatttcaccccattctttaactcctccctgaatttagtctgggttagTGCATAAATGCAGGTGTTGGTACACGAACTCAGAAGCCGCAGCATATATCCAAATTGCTGAGCAACATATATTGGATCGCTAAGATTTTTATCTATATAATTATAGCTTCTAGCCTTCCAGTTTAAAGAATGTACAACATATGTAATCCACAGCAGTATGAAATTGGTGGACAAGGCAAAAagcaaaataatggatttccttcggttctccaaTTCTGGATCAATATGGTTCTGCCCACTGCCATGGCCCCGGAGCCCTCTCCGGAGTCGATTGGCTGTTATAATATTTTTGACAGTCAGTGCATTGAACACCAAAATGAAAACAAATGGAAGCAGTGGTGTTATAATACTGTCAATCCACTCATACGCTGTCCAAAAGAGTGAGGTATAATAGTTTGGGGCTATAACGCAAAACCATGGTACGTTGTGAATGACAATTAAAGGAACAAATACAAAGTACCGGGGAATGCACCGCACACAGCTGACAACACTCACAACTACTATAAttacagccgcagttttcttggtgcaatacctTAGTTttagcttctggcagcaaatggctacaaaccgatcaaatgtgaaagcgactgtgaacCAGACTGAACAGTCCAGGGCTGCAAGAAGCAAGACGACTCTCACCGCACACACAGGAGTGATAAACAAGAAACTAACTGGGAAATAAATATTATTAATTCGATTCAGTATAATATTCAAGATGACGAGCAGTAGATCTGCTGCTGACATTGCAACCAGATAgcgggtgatgcattttgacaggccGCAATTCCCTCTGttcaggatcacaattgccactaagttaactgtaagaaaaATAATGAAACGGGATCATTTAGTGTCTGAAATCACAGCAAAAGCATCAGATTAataggtttacaaagttacaaATGCAGTCATTGAATCTATTTTAATATTTGTTCTGAGAACAATATAATGCCAATTAACATTTTGAAATTTCAAGGAGTACAAAAATACCATGCAATCAATCAATGGCGCAAAAACAGAAGATTAGCAATAAAAGTCAAGAATGAATAGAACAATTAGATGAAGAAGATAAAAAATTGAAATACTTTAGTGGAAGGATGTCATCCTTGAATGAATCACCTgcgcaagttgtgaaattgagttAAACTAAATTCAACAAAGCAGCTAATGTGTGGACGGCAATTAGAAGCAACCATCTATCTTTATCTATTTAATTAAGGGTCATGAATGTTTGAATAATCGTTCCATTGTCTATCCTTCTCCAAAGCCAACAACCGCAGACTCTTCCACCCTTCCCCACAGCTGAGATGCTTGGAGCTCGGGATTTGGTTTGTTTCCTTTTTCTGTCCTGCTTCCAGGGCTGGAGCAGCCTTGACTGGGGTATGGTGGCTGGAACCAAGAGTCTCAGCAAGCAGTCAACCACAATCAAAGTCATAGATCATAATGAGCAATGAAATAAATCAATAATGCAATCAGAAGATTACATTATATTGAATAGGATAAACAGATTGTTTGAAGATTAATGAAATTATACTGGAGAATCTAACGAAAGGCAAAGATACAGACCAGCGACAGTGAATCAATGGGTCAGCTCGGCATCTTGGCATTAGGCTCAACATACTCATGGGTTTTtgaagggggagagagggtgggtcaGGGAGGTCGAGTGTAGGGAAATGGCTGTTGTGTCATTGGCCGAGGTCTCTGGATACCATTCTTTCTAACTTGTATTAGCCACATTGACACATGTGCATAGATTGGAGGAGACAGTTGGAGGAAAGGACAGGTAGTAGACAAGAGAAGGTGAGGAGCCTAAAAACAACAATAGAGAGATAGGGGTGACTGAAAATTTATAATGTGTGTTTTTATAGCGATTATATTAATGGAGTAGTCGGAACGTAAATGCCAGTTTGGAGATAAAATCAGCTACTTTTCAAGTACATCAGCTAGTTTATTGTCTTCACTTCTGGGCGCCACAATTCAGGAAGTATCCAAAGCCTTTAAAGAGAGGATGCTGATGACATTTAATAGAATAGGTCCAGGAGAGAATAACTTCAACTATGTGAAGAGAGTGGGAAACTGAGCtcattctccttggagtaaagaatAATAAAAATGAGATGTAATGGAAGATGTCAAAGCAATGAAGAGTTTTGGTAGTGCATTAAAAAGTGCCCCTCGTCTGAAGTGACAGGAGAAAAAGTGCAGTTTTAAGGTAACTCGCAAAAAAAAAGCGCAGATTGGGATTTTTCTATTGCTCAAAGAATTGCTATGGTCTGAAATGCATGGCATGAAAGGCTGGAGGAAAcacattcaattgtaactttcagagAAGTTTTGAATTGCAGAGCTATGATATGAGTAAAGAGCAGTGAAGTTGACTATTCGATAGCTCTGTCAGAGGCACTGGTAAGATGGAACTGATGCcctctttctttgctgtataagcaaatgaaatttaaaaaaaactgttgtCAGTATAAGTAACCATGATAGCATTGGATTGTAGTGAAAAGGCAACTGGTTCATGAATACCTTTTAGTGAAGAAAACCGACAATTCCTTTTCAGTCTGGTCAACTCTTAATCGCCCTTTGAAATGACCCAGATAGCCATTAAGTCTTCTCAATTAATAAAATGCAGAACTGTGGGGCACATTCACCTCATGGACTACAGATGTTTAAGAAGAAGtcccaccaccaacttctcaaaggcGAATTGTCACGAATGGATGAACAACAAATGTAAATTATGGTATTTTTGTGCAGTTGGGTGTTATTGTATGCTGCCATTATACACAGTATGTTAGGTTGATATCCCACTGTGTTCAACTTACTTAAAATGGATGTGGAAGGGACGATTACTTCACCAACAGAACGTGGGACTGCTACTTGAAGTCACATGACCTAGAAACCACCCTTTTTAGCATGTCTAATTTTGAAACAGTGTCATTTGAAAGAGAATAGCTCTCACAAGAAACAGCTGCCTTGAAGCCGTGCACCTCGTTATCTCCGTGGCCCACAAGGTGAAGTCCAAAGCCACAGTCTAAAAAAGTAGCAAGAAATTTGTCAAAGCCCTGTCAGTTTCTGTCTCGTCAATAAGGATGGAATCAGAAATCGAACTGCCTCAGTTTGTCTCTGAAAGTGCATAAGAAGAAAGTTTAAGAGACATTTCCTACCACTTCTCCTCAATTCGGCATATCCAATCGGGTAATTCCAGCTTTGGACTTTTAAGTTAGTTGAAAAGAAAATCGGACTCAGTTTTCAACAGGGACCCCCGTTAGTTTGTAATAAAGCTATTTTCTACTCGGTAAATGTCCTTGACcgttttgatgcctttaccttgaATTATATGTTTATGAGCAGGCGTTGCAAAGTTCACCCCCTCCAGGGACTAAGAGGGTGTGTTAATAAACACTACATCTTTTTTTTCAAACTTTAACTGCAGTGTTGTTGTTGTTCTTTGAATATCAGGGTTCACAAACTGAAGGAGTGGAGAAATAAGCCATCagggtttctttttttttaaaatgaataaacataacctgctcagtgacgctcagtttggtttccgccaggactgctcagctcctgacctcattacagtcttggttcaggcatggacaaaacagctgaactcaagaggtgaggtgagagtgactgccgttgacatcaaggcagaatttgaccgagtatggcatcaaggagcccgagcaaaacaggagtcaatgggaatcagggacaaAACTCTCTggcggttggaatcatacctagtgcaatggaagatggttgtggttgctggaggtcaatcatatcagttCCAGAACGTCTCTGCAGGTATTCCTAAAGGTCCTGTCCaacacccaaccatcttcagctgcttcctcaatgaccttccttcaatcataaggtcagaaatggggatgctcgctgatgattgcacaatgttcatcaccattcgtgactcctcagatactgaagcagtccatgtggaaatgcagcaagacctggaaaatatccaagcttgggctgatatgtaGCAAGTAACAATCGCACCACATAAatgcaaggaccatctccaacaatacatAATATAACCTCCTCCccctgatattcaacggcattgtgaaaactgaatcccccactatcaacatcctgggggttgccatttaccagcaactgaactggagcagccatataaataccgtggacacaagagcaggtcagaagcttggaatcctgtggcgagtaactcacctcttgcctccacaaacctgtccaccatcaacaaggtacaagtcaggagtgtgatggaatactctccacttgcctggatgggtgcagttccaataacactcgaagcgcgacaccatccaggacaaagcaaccttctTGATTTGTATTcggtccgcaaacattcactccctccaccaccgatgcacagcggcagcagtgtgtaccatttataagatgGACTGCCGCAACACAGCAAGGCTACTCAGgcaacactttccaaacccacggccactaccacctggaaggacaagggcagcagatgcatgggaacaccctcacgtgtaagttcccctccaagccacacatcatcctgactttgaacgatatcaccgttccttcactgtcgctgggttaaaatccttgaACACCCTTCCtagcatggactgcagtggttcaagggaaattaggaatgggcaataaatgttagcctggccagcgacgcccacatctatgAAATGAATTTAATGAAAAAAAGGCACTGAATGTGTTATTGCTGTAACTCTATTCTAACAAAAAAGACAGAATTATTTTCATGCTGTGTTAGATTAGGGCAAAAGAGCAGTATTGGATTATTAGCTACAATATGAAGCGCGTGGTATTTAATGGAATTGATTGCAAAGGACCTAAATATCGGGTGCTGCAGACAACGAGCACAAAATCCAAAACAGCCAGTGTTGCGACGTGCCCCGAGATGAATTTTTGCCACTCACATTACAGAATTGCACAATTGTTGATGACAGTCATCATGAGTATGATTATACATAGAAGATAATAAATCACACATCCAGTGATGTATATGAACAAATCTGGATGGTGTTAATCTGGTTGTTCGCATCTCTAAGTTAATAACGAACTTAAGTATGTATGGGTTGCAATGTATAATGATACAAAATAATATTGTAACATTTTACTTTTTACTCTTCTCAGAATAGAATTATTAACAAGCACAACCAATGAGAGAAAGTCCATTTGATCACATCTTTCAATGAATCCAAACAAAATATTAACTTATAGCTTTCACTAGAAATACAAATATGAGATGACAGCGGAACTTGAAACTTTATTGTTCTATATTGACCATACTCCACTTACCATTATATAAAATAAGGCTGCATAATCTATTTAATGGACACTTATCATTTGATTCTCTGGAAGTGCGATTGCACAGCAGTTCGCAAAGAGAAAGAACTCAGAAATAATACTATAATGGAGATAAAGATACATTAGAAGTTTAATAATTATACCTCCTTCAGTAAACAGCAAAAATGCTATTGGGTCAACTAGTAGCACTGTTTATAGGCATTTGTAATGCACAGAGCAAGGCAAATATGTTACAATTCCGCAAAGGGCAAGAGCAGTAACAGTGAAACATTTGTTTGCAATATTAATACTGTATCTAAAGTCTTACCAATAACGCCAATAGCTGCCAGAGCAGGGTAAAAAATGCgttctatctgaaagattactgggTACCTCATTTCTGTGAGAACAGACTGTTGGTGTGAGCTCAGTGATTCTGACTGACCAGATTCCGCAATATGTTTAAAGCAAACAGTATTTATATTGAAGGGAAACCTCCAGTGAGACAATTAGCCTGATTGGATAACAAGCAATATTAATTACAATAATTTGAACAAGCAGCCAACTTTTATTCCAAAGATTATTTTGAAGTATaatcaattttattttatttatttagagatacagcactgaaacaggcccttcggcccactgtgtctgtgtcgaccaacaaccacccatttatactaatcctagattaaccccatattccctaccacatccccaccattctcctaccacctacccacacgagcagcaatttacaatggccaatttacctatcaaccagcaagtgtttggctgtgggaggaaaccggagcacccggtggaaacccacatggtcacagggagaacttgcaaactccgcacaggcagtatccataacggaacccgggtcactggagctgtgaggctgcggtgctaaccactgcgccacaaagcAGACAGCTGCCATATTGTTCAGAACAAAGAAATGAGCTTTCATGGTAGTAACGCAGCTGTTGTTAAAGTAATATTATTAAATGAACATACACTCCACCTTTTCTAACTCCAATTCATGTGCAATGGACTTAGACCTGAGAACATTTAACTGTGGGGGCTTTGTTCTGCAAATTATTTTGAGCATTTCCTTTCGAGTTAACCATCATTCTGACAGCGACATTGAACGCTGTTCCTTGATCATCACTGGTCAAATCCCTGGAACTCAATGTTTAACACCTGTTACGACTAGGtctgaaaggtgtctaagggttttttcagccttcacctgggcttattgtatcagtgtttaatttttaaacgtattgtgttttgagctcccgcttggtgaatccttgtttacagctttccaattataaggcaaagagatgAGCACAAATAGGCctccttaggtttaaaaaagaaaagtggaatttattaaaacttaaacttaagctccaatacagttaatgcctacagatctaCGACACGTCCACGCCAGCATGCACATGTGAAttgggatagaaaagagcagaagaagaatagagaggtttgaggcaatatcagaagagtttcttgtttactgtgcttcgagctcactgtagtccttttggaagtaatcttgcttttcgttggagcccagtattcttcttaaaccttgtttaatgTAGGGGTCGTTTCTCTCTAGgtattcacgtgtcttcaatgggtcttcatatccatgagaaagaaatgagagcagacaggagagacagaagttctcAGTCCAAAGGTAAAGAGCTTTTTCAGTTGCTATTCTCTGTGGCAagatcaaattaaaaaaaaaactccaactgtCAGTTAGTCATGTAAATAAACTGGTCTGCCCGCGTCTGTTTGTGGGTTCGGCCATTGCAGgcattaacctggaatgctagtctCTCCACCTTCAACTTCCAGTAATGAAaattccattgtggattaaataggAGCAGGGAGTGTCACCTTTTGTCCATTCCAAGTACTATCTGTTACTATGAAAATGTCTTTCTGTCAGGCGCTTGGCAATTCCATGTGGTAGGACCTGTTTTCTTCTCAGACGCAGTTTCAagtattaatgttcatgtggcgaaataatgtgtgcctcaatcttggcagctgGGGCCCTGTATGGCACACCATTGTggaatcaccacaaggactgcacagTTTAAGCAGAAAGCTCAGCTTTAATGGCAACCGGGGATGGTCGACAAATGGGGTCTGGTCAACATTGCCCAAATCCTGAGCACCCATTAAAAGAAATTCAGTCCCTCACATTTACAAAGATCAAGATTGTTCCTGCTTTTTCAGCACGGTGATTTT harbors:
- the LOC137345291 gene encoding probable G-protein coupled receptor 139, whose product is MRYPVIFQIERIFYPALAAIGVIVNLVAIVILNRGNCGLSKCITRYLVAMSAADLLLVILNIILNRINNIYFPVSFLFITPVCAVRVVLLLAALDCSVWFTVAFTFDRFVAICCQKLKLRYCTKKTAAVIIVVVSVVSCVRCIPRYFVFVPLIVIHNVPWFCVIAPNYYTSLFWTAYEWIDSIITPLLPFVFILVFNALTVKNIITANRLRRGLRGHGSGQNHIDPELENRRKSIILLFALSTNFILLWITYVVHSLNWKARSYNYIDKNLSDPIYVAQQFGYMLRLLSSCTNTCIYALTQTKFREELKNGVKYPFVLIVKLFK